A stretch of DNA from Leptotrichia sp. oral taxon 215 str. W9775:
AATCTTACTAACTTTGAGTTAATTCATGGAAAGGCACCTGACGCCATTCCGGATATTCCTTATGACAGAATGTTTATCGGCGGGTCAACTGGAGGGATAGAGGAAATTATAAATCACTTTTTAAATCATGCAAAAGATGAAGCTATACTTGTTATTAACTGCATTACACTTGAAACACAGGCTAAATCTCTGGAAATTTTGAAGGAAAAAGGCTTTGAGGATATAGAAGTTGTTACGGTTACTGTCGGCAGGGCAAAAAAAGTAGGACCATATACTATGATGTATGGAGAAAATCCTATCTGTATAATTAAGGTTGTGAAGAAATAAGAGACGGTAAGACCTCGTTTATAATTTTTTAAATTACAGACTATATTCCTTAAAAAGTTTAAAAAATTAAAATTATAGGAATATATTCCTGAAAATATAAAATTTACAAAAAAAACAGGATTATATTCCGTAAAATTTGATTTTTGAATAAAAAAGGGGTATAATTTAAAAGGAAATGAGGTGTTAAAATGATAAGAATAGATCGAAAAGAATATTTAGATTTTTTAGTAAAATCAAAAGACAGGCAGATAATAAAGGTCGTATCTGGTGTAAGAAGATGTGGAAAATCCACTCTCTTTGAGATATATAAAGATTTTCTGCTTGAAAATGGAGTTGCAAAAAATCAGATTATATCTATAAATTTTGAAGATATGGATTATGAAGAACTTACAGATTATAAAAAACTTTACGAATATATAAAATCTAAAATGATTAAAGATAAAAGGAATTATATATTTTTAGATGAAATTCAGCATGTGGATAAATTTGAAAAAGTTGTAGACAGCCTTTTTATAAAAGAAAATACAGACCTGTATATAACAGGCTCCAATGCCTATTTTATGTCTGGCGAGCTGGCAACCCTTTTAAGTGGGCGTTATATAGAACTGAAAATGCTGCCTTTATCATTTAAGGAGTATTATCAGGCTAAATTAGAGTATGAAAAACTGGAGCAAAAGGAAAATAGGATATCAAAAACACTTATACAATATTATAATGAATATATAGTAAACAGTTCGTTTCCTTATACTTTACAGTTGGACAGTGATTTGAAAAATATACATGAATATTTAAGTGGGATATATAACTCTGTGCTTTTAAAAGATATAGTTGCAAGATTGAAAATTTCAGATGTGATGAGACTTGAAAGTGTCGTGAAGTATATATTTGATAATATTGGCAATTTGACTTCGCTTTCAAAAATAGGGAATAC
This window harbors:
- the cbiT gene encoding precorrin-6Y C5,15-methyltransferase (decarboxylating) subunit CbiT — translated: MHIYDKEFTQIELPMTKQEIRAVSIAKLMLKPDSVLIDVGAGTGTIGIEAATYMPQGKVYAIEKEGKGLNTIKLNAEKFNLTNFELIHGKAPDAIPDIPYDRMFIGGSTGGIEEIINHFLNHAKDEAILVINCITLETQAKSLEILKEKGFEDIEVVTVTVGRAKKVGPYTMMYGENPICIIKVVKK
- a CDS encoding ATP-binding protein, which gives rise to MIRIDRKEYLDFLVKSKDRQIIKVVSGVRRCGKSTLFEIYKDFLLENGVAKNQIISINFEDMDYEELTDYKKLYEYIKSKMIKDKRNYIFLDEIQHVDKFEKVVDSLFIKENTDLYITGSNAYFMSGELATLLSGRYIELKMLPLSFKEYYQAKLEYEKLEQKENRISKTLIQYYNEYIVNSSFPYTLQLDSDLKNIHEYLSGIYNSVLLKDIVARLKISDVMRLESVVKYIFDNIGNLTSLSKIGNTLTSMGRKTDVKTIEKYIRGLTDSLLVHEVSRYNIKGKEFLSTLSKYYVADLGLRQMILGNRNIDMGHILENVIYLELLRRKGNVYVGQFDKNEIDFVVINSNEIEYYQVALTVLDENTLKRELDAFKNIKDNYPKYLITLDDVMVNTDYDGIKVVNALEWLLRN